A genome region from Setaria italica strain Yugu1 chromosome III, Setaria_italica_v2.0, whole genome shotgun sequence includes the following:
- the LOC101768098 gene encoding bifunctional aspartate aminotransferase and glutamate/aspartate-prephenate aminotransferase: protein MAASLSAPTSTPTPSFTLPTKASPGTGSVSVSFPWAREPQKCRARMAVRAEAVDTTISPRVSALRPSKTMAITDQATALRQAGVPVIGLAAGEPDFDTPAVIAEAGMNAIRDGATRYTPNAGTLELRNAICKKLQEENGLSYTPDQVLVSNGAKQCITQAVLAVCSPGDEVLIPAPYWVSYPEMARLAGATPVILPTSISDNYLLRPESLASVINENSRILILCSPSNPTGSVYPKELLEEIAAIVRKHPRLLVLSDEIYEHIIYQPAKHTSFASLPGMWERTLTVNGFSKAFAMTGWRLGYLAAPKHFVSACGKIQSQYTSGASSISQKAGLAALNLGYAGGEAVSTMVKAFQERRDYLVSSFRELPGVKISEPKGAFYLFIDFSSYYGSEVEGFGTIRDSEALCMFLLEKAQVALVPGDAFGDDKGVRISYAAAMSTLQTAMEKIKEAMALLRPPVAV from the exons AtggccgcctccctctccgcccccACCTCCACCCCCACCCCGTCCTTCACCCTCCCCACCAAAGCCTCCCCCGGCACCGGCTCCGTCTCCGTCTCATTCCCCTG GGCGAGGGAGCCGCAGAAGTGCAGGGCCAGGATGGCGGtgagggcggaggcggtggacaCGACCATCAGCCCGCGGGTGAGTGCGCTCCGCCCGTCCAAGACCATGGCCATCACCGACCAGGCCACCGCGCTGCGCCAGGCCGGCGTGCCCGTCATCGGGCTCGCCGCCGGGGAGCCCGACTTCGACACGCCGGCCGTGATCGCCGAG GCTGGGATGAATGCTATCAGGGATGGCGCTACAAGATACACGCCCAATGCCGGGACTCTGGAGCTGAGGAATGCTATCTGCAAAAAGCTTCAGG AGGAGAATGGTTTGTCCTACACCCCCGATCAGGTGCTAGTGAGCAATGGAGCCAAGCAGTGCATTACACAAGCTGTGCTTGCCGTCTGCTCACCTGGTGATGAA GTTTTGATACCTGCCCCATATTGGGTCAGCTATCCTGAGATGGCTAGACTGGCTGGTGCAACGCCAGTTATTCTCCCTACAAGCATATCAGACAATTACCTGCTAAGGCCAGAGTCACTTGCCTCGGTGATCAATGAAAATTCAAGGATCTTGATTCTCTGCTCTCCATCTAATCCAACAGGGTCTGTGTATCCTAAGGAGTTGCTTGAGGAGATTGCTGCTATAGTCAGAAAGCATCCTAGGCTCCTG GTTTTATCTGATGAGATCTATGAGCATATTATCTATCAACCTGCTAAACATACAAGCTTTGCTTCTTTGCCTGGAATGTGGGAAAGAACATTAACTGTAAATGGGTTTTCTAAG GCTTTTGCTATGACCGGTTGGAGACTTGGATACTTAGCTGCCCCTAAACATTTTGTCTCGGCCTGTGGAAAGATCCAAAGCCAG TACACCTCGGGGGCCAGTAGTATATCACAGAAGGCAGGGCTTGCAGCTTTGAACCTGGGTTATGCCGGTGGTGAAGCAGTATCAACCATGGTCAAAGCATTCCAGGAGCGTCGTGATTACCTTGTAAGCAGCTTTAGGGAGCTGCCAGGAGTCAAGATATCAGAACCTAAG GGAGCCTTCTATTTATTTATCGACTTCAGCTCCTACTATGGTTCTGAGGTGGAAGGTTTTGGCACCATCAGGGACTCTGAGGCCCTCTGCATGTTCCTGTTAGAGAAGGCACAG GTTGCACTTGTCCCTGGGGATGCATTTGGAGATGACAAGGGTGTTCGCATTTCGTACGCTGCAGCTATGTCAACACTGCAAACTGCAATGGAGAAGATAAAAGAAGCCATGGCTCTGCTTAGGCCCCCTGTTGCCGTTTAA